ATATGTCACGGTGGATACTGGATAGCAACGTATATCGACAAAATTGCATAGGAGCACTCGGCGACGCTGCCCACCGAAATCTCCTCTACTCATTTGCATCGGGATCCCAACTACTATATTAGTCAGGATGTATTCCATGATTCAACAGTCGTGTATAACCCTCCCATATAAATATCAACAATTATCCTGACCTGACCAATGGCAGAGGAGAAGACCCCATTGTCTCCAATGGCCACCTCCGAACCACCCATCAAATATTAAGTGCAGCCAGCCCGCTGGTACTATGGCCTTAGTCCctacattccaaaatatagtgcgcccacgttttccgaggtccaactttgaccataaatttaaccaacgaaaccaactgcggcgggagaaaaatatatataattgaaaacttctttcgaatacgaattcactgatataaattTTGCTCCCAccgcaatcggtcttgatagttaaatttacggtcaaagttgaagtacGGAGTATCAAACCTTGCTAGTACTGGCCATCTAATATTTTAGTTGGACAAAATTTGAGGTTAGGAAGATTGATTATGTGATTAACTGTTTCCTCAAGGTTGTGTTTCTGTCGCATAATTTAGTACGACAAAAGAAGTAGTGCTTAACGATGGAGATATTTGTATTATCAACCATTCGACCCTAATCATGTAATCAAATTATTATATGTATGTTCACTGAGACATTTTTTTACTAATGCCTAGTTTGGCAGCATAGTTTTCTCAAAACCGTAGTAATCTAAAACCTCGGTATTCAATTACATAAACAATGAATACTTCAGTTTCGAAAAACCATAGTTGTTTCTTCTTCGGTTTAGAAAAAAGTGGTCAAGACATCTTTTCTTGAATACTAGTAAAAAATGGTATTAGGGTTAATATGTTTATAAAACAGTGATATTTGTTGAACCCAAACACTTCAAAGTTTCGAAAACTGTGGTTTCTGAGAAAACCATAATATTCTCCAAATACTTAAAAAAAACTAGCCTAAGTCTTTGTAGCGGCATCTTTTATTTTACCTTTTACCATGTAAGTTTTTTAGGGATGCCTTTCTATTGTAAGTTGCCTGGCAAGTTTACATTCATTTATTTCAATCAATTCTCTTTTGAGAACTTGCATCACTTTGTTAGTCAATATGTGAGTTAAATGTGCTGCGTCTAGTTCACTAATAAATGAGTATGGACAGCTTTTTATTATTGACATATACATAAACTCGTGTATTATGAAGTCACTCACAATTCAAGAAAAAGTTGCATTAACCTCAAAACTAGTAACAACAGTAGTGGCTTAGATTCTGGTGCGTGTGGTCGCCGTGTGCTACTCGTTATCGACACGATGCTACTAGAAAATCGACAGACCACACACTGACAcacctgaacacacacacacacacacaaaaaagctGCCTTTGATGGCCACCAAGGCCCCGAGCTGCTCCACCCGCTTCAGATCTCCGGCCAGCGCCGTTTGGTTCCTGCCGGCCGCCGTcttcatcatcctcctcctccttctgggCCGCCCGACCATGGACCCCTACGCTCCCGCCACCCCTCCTGGTCCCGTGTCTTCCCGGCGCGCCGATCTGTACGGCAGGATGGCGCGGGACCTTGACGAGCGCGGCGCGGCCTTCTTGAAGGGCGGCGAGACATCGCAGTCCTTCACGCTCTCGGACCTCTTCGAGGTCAGGGACGGCGCCGTCGTGCCCAGGCTCAAGGTGAAGGCTTCTCGCCCCCTGCTCTCGCCGTCGTGGCACGCATGAATTTCTGAAAGTGTGACCGCTCTGCTGCTCATCTCATCAGGCCGTCGACCCGCCGGTGCGTGCAAACGTGCTCTACCTGGACCCGGTGTTCGCCGCCGAGATAGCGTAAGTGGTGAGATTTGGTTTCGAATCAACCGCCATGGTTCCAAGGATTGTTGCTGGCATGGATTTGGTTTAGCTGCAGTAGGCCAATCTGGGATGACAATATTGCTCATTCTTTGTAATAAATGGGACCAAAGCAGTGCTAATTGAGTATGATTTGTACATGCAGGAAGGCTGTGAAGGAAGTATTTCTTCCTTATTTTGATAAAGGTAAAGTTTATGTTCAGTACATTTAATAGTTACTCTCTCCTTCGGTATTAATTTCTGATATGGATAAAATAGATATGACCGCCTGTTCTATATTGCTTGGTCAATCTATACTTCATTAATTTGTAACATAAAGCTGCACACTTGTGTAAGTACTGCTTCATGTTGATTTGCTTTGCTCGGTCATTTCTTATTGCCAGCTATTTGGTTCCAAAATTCGAGCATGTACCACTTCAGTATGTTTCATGCCTCCCATCATCTGGAGCCAATCTTAGCAACCAAGGATGAGGTAATTAAATCATCTGATTGGGATTTGCGTGAGCATGGGATTACAACTTTTTGCTGATGTATCTTCTATGTGTCGTATTGTTGAGATTGAAGCCGAAGTCGATGCTGTAAAAGGAGTTACTGAGGCTGTTTGCCCCCTTAAAATTTCTTTGGATCGAGTGGTCTTGACATCAACTGGAGTTCTTCTTGGCTTGTGGCAGGTTTGAATCTTTGACAACACCCTATTCTGCTGCCAGATGACATGTTGGACACCTGTCTTTGTTTGTATACAATTAATCTTAGTGTTTCATCCTCCACTCTTACAAGTATACAGACTGAAATAAGTTATTTGGTTTCGTATTTTAGGTTGAATCTGGTACTGATCCTGCCGACATCCGCTCAAAATTGAGAGAAGCTCTCCCTCGAGCACCCCAAAAGCAGTTGGTGAGAGCAACTTAGATGAATTTGTTGGAAACACGACCTGACCCATTGTGAACATATAGCATCATATTGGCATGATAACATTGAGAAGGGAACTCAAATTTACTCTACTAGTTGACTTCCGCATTGCATCAAGTTCAATGTTCTGGATTCATTCTAGTGGGTTTACACACTTACTAATTGCTGATTGCTATTGACCTGATATTTCACGCGTCTCGATGAATTAGTCACTGACTCCATTTTATGCATGTGGCAGTATGATCCTGTTCTCCTCCACACATCCTTTGCGCGAATTCTGGGACCTCCTAAGCTCCCACAACAGGTAGCCCGCTACAACACAATTTTTTCTGTTGCTATTTTCTGTATCTGAATTCTTTGCAGAAAGGCACATGATGTTTTGCTTTAATCAGTGGTCTAGCAAGCTTCTTCAATATAACCATGCAATAAGCCTGCTAATTTGGATTGTTCGAGCATTTGGCATCGTAGTGCCTTTCTGTAACTGTTTATTATCTCTAATTTTTAGTATTCGTTAACTAGCAGACACCTTCTAGAGTTGTGCAAACTTTACTAGAACTAGCAAGGATTGTGCTCGTTTATTTAATATCGCATTGCATCAATTATTTTAACATTTGACCTACACTTTTTCAGGAGGACACGTCATCTTTCAGTCACATCAAATTCTTCCATGACCTCGTTGCACAGGTTAATGGGAAAATCCGTGGCTTCCAGGTAAACTTTTGCATCACAGAAAGTTTGTCCTAAAGATAATGATTCATTAGCTAATCTGCATCTCAAAACTGTTCCAGGCAAAGGTATCAGAGTTGTGGTATGTAGAAGAGTACGATGTGCTAGCCCTAGCACTGAATGGAAAGATGAGAGTGCGGAGGCTCCACCTTGGCTGCAATGAGGGCCAAGATAACTGATGACAGTAAAGAGAACACCACCAGGGTATCAGTGCGCAATGCATCGTCTTTTATGAGTTAGCAATGCTTGGGAGTGCCTCTATGATTAACATATACTAGTGTGTGCCTGtagcgcgctactactacttaaCAGTAGCATTGGGTAGGGATCTACCTATAAGGTATTTCCTCGTAGCGTTTTGCAGTGAGCTGCTTATTTTTACTCGGCAAACCTTTTGCCGAGTAGCTGACAAATAACACTCAGCTTATGTCGTTATGCCTACCAGGAGTATGCCGAGTCCTTTTTGTCGAGTGTAACACCCGATAACTTTTTGCCGAGGTTAAATTTAGCTTTCACGGTGTAGTCTTCGTACTTGACTTTCACGTTTTTTCCTGTAATGAAAGAGAGGAAGTGTTGATAGCAACGGATTGCTTGATCAAAATCGGACGACAAGGATCCCATCGCGCTGGATGACTTAGCGAACTACAGCCGCCACATCATTTATGCGTGTGACCGAACAGCTGGCGTCGCGTTCATGTCCAGGTGAGCGAACGTTCGCTCAATAGTATTTCCGCTCAAACTttggctctatttttcttttttcttttaaagaTAAGTTCGGCTCTATTTTTCTGATGTGTTTCGCTTTAGGGTTGTTTATTTGCGTAGGACTGTCGGGGGATAATTGGATCGAGTAGGAGTTGTTACGTGGAAGAGGGGCTAGCTAGCTGCGCGATCCTTTGGCTAGGTGATGAGGAAGAAATTGACACGGCCAGGTGATGAGGAAGAAATTGACACGGCCGGCCGTTGTATGGGAGCACGGCCAGAGATGGACTTCGATAAGGTCTGCACCCAAATCACATGGTTCGGCCACCCTATTCTCATCCGATATAACtaccaaaagggcccgtgcgttgcaacgaaagAATTTTTTTTTGATAATCTTCAATGGCCATGATCATATTTTGCTGCATCACTGAGATACACTGTCACTCTCAATTTTGtggaatcatgaacatttttttaaactcgtgaacatatttgaaatcatgattttttttttaaatcatgaacacCTTTAAAGATTtccaaacattttctaaaattaagAACAACTTTtgaatccatgaacattttatactatttgcgaacattttttaaacctatgaacatttttttaacaaTTTTCTTGAACGGCAAACATTTCTAGGATGGAAGAAAATTGTTTTTGAAATTGGTGTAACAATTTTTAAAATTGACAAACATTTTTTTGATATAATGATTTTTTTATTtgaaaaacattttttgaatcagcgAACATTTTAAGGGCCCATGCGTTGAAATGGTAGAATTTTTTCATAATCTCCAATGGCCAAGATCACATTTTACTACATCATCGAGATACGCTATCACTCTTAATttcgtgaaatcatgaacatttttttgttaTAGCAAATATGCCCTTACGTTGTAATAGAAGAAAAAACAATTAGATTATGCAAGGGAGATAAGGACTTTTAAAATATCATTTCATAAACTACGTTTGAATCACGTCATGATGAGATAAGGGACATTTAAAAAGTCATTTCAAAATCTGAATGTGTGATGGTCTCATCAAGACTTGATTTCCTATAGCACCATAGTGATTTTTTTTTTTTGGCTGAGCAAACTGCACTGGTGGACCTTGTCTGAGCTAGATTGATGAATGATGTGTTTCCCATTGACCTAGCGCCGCGGCAGAAAAATATAATTATGTATGGAGGCAAATTAGAcatcacgtactccctccgtttcgaattactcatagtagaaatggatgtatttagatgtattttagttctagatatatccatttctgcgacgagtaatttagaaCGAAGAGAGTAGCTTACAAAAACTAACATGAAAGTTGTGCCAATTTTTTTGGGATCAGTACATAATACATAAACCTTTTCTTTTACCCAACGCGCGAATCTATTCTATGTAGGTGTCATTTCGTTTTGTTCGTTACTTACGAATCTATTcaattttttgtgaatattttataaaatttcatggtcattttttaaattcttgaatatgttttgaatacacgacCATTTTATAAAAGTCATGAACCTTTTTTAATCTCATGAACATTTTGTTCGTAATCGTAAATTGTTCTGTAATATGGCAATAATTTCTAAATCACGAAATTTTTATAATTTTGCAATTTTTTAAAAactcaacatttttaaaatttggatTTTCTGGGAATCCTGAATTAATTGAAAGAAGAAAAACACAGacagaaataagaaaagaaaaggcaaaaaacGAAATGAAAAAATAACAGGGATCATCGCAGCTCGCACATGGGGTGGCCCGTGAACATGCGAAGGGAGGATAAGGCACGCTTGCTATAagacagaaaaagagagaaaaaggttGACTGGGGCCTTGGCCATCGCGATGCTAGTGCCGTTGTGATATAATACAAGGGTACAATGATATAAGAACCGTAACCGACGGCGATTTTGAGAAAAAATAACAATCGTTTTCACTTATGGATGGCATACCGACGACGATctcaagaagaaaaaaaacaatcaTTTTCACTTATGGATGGCATAGTGAGTAATTTATTGTAATTCCAGGGGCAATTTTCGTGATGTATGGACAGAAGTATTAGGGCCTGTTCGGCAGCTCCCCAACTCCCAGCTTCCCTGAATCCAGGAGCGGAGCTGGCCCGAACACCCTGGCTCCACGAAGCTAGCTTCTGGGATGTGTGGCCTGGCTACGTGCAAAAACCGGGAGCTGCTCGTTTGGAGATCCCAGAAAACGCAAAAGCTGGAGTTCACTTTTATTACGAGGATGTGCCACCGCCAAGTGACATACCTGTTCGATAGATAGGCTGGAGAAGTCTCGATACATCTCGATCCCCATTCTCCTCCTGTCGTATCCCCACCGGCTAGTCCAACCCTAGCCGCCAGACATCCCGCCACCGCATCCTCACCGGTCAACTTCGTCCGGCAACCTCGACCCCACCCCAAAGAAGGTCTCGTCCTCGAGCAGCCCTTCTTCGTGACGCTCGCGACTCCTTCAAGCTCGCCCCATTCCGCCCCCACCTGACAGCAGCCGGCACCCCCGTCGTCGGCGACGCTGCTCCTCTGCCCCGTCGTCGCCGCTCGAGAAGCTCAAGGTGAGCTCGTGCAGATGTGCAACCTCACCACTCTCCATTCAGTTTATTTTACATTGAGTTACAGGCCATTTGGTCCAGATTTTTGGATGCCCAGATGCACAATCTTTTGTAAATAAGATGAACTTTTCTGAATGTGAGCATACATATTTGTAGACGAAAGCTATCATTTGGTTCAGATTTATAGATGGGAGCTATGATTTTTAGATTTATAAGTGAAATAGTCCCTGTACAGAATTATAGATGTAATAGACTCTGTATATGTTTATAAATGAGATATTCCATATACATACGTACAGATTTATAGATGAAATAGTCTCTGAGTATGTTTATAAATGAGAGCATACAGTTGTTTTTATGACATGAATCTTTATATATATGAGAGCATACAATTTTATTAGCACACACAAAGTGACATGGACTTTTATATAGAGTTGTTGAAAATGGTTGCCGAATGGACTATTGAGAACACTCGGATTATCACCGAGTTGTTTGTCCAGCAAGTGAGAGCTGGAAATAGGCCAAATACTCACTTGACCTCCAATGCATATGATGAGGTGGTGAGGCAATTCAAAATAAGAACAGGGTTGGAGTACACAAATGATCAATTGAAGAACAAATGGGACAAACTAAGAGGTGAATATGGTGTATTCAAGAAACTTAAGTTGAAGGAGACAGGAGCGGGATGGGACACAGAGCGCAACACTGTGAAACAAGATGCTGAGTGGTGGAAGAAGGCAAAGATAGTGAGTTTTCATTCTCATGTTGTGCATATCATATCTTTCTTCATATTACTTGTTGTTGACAAATGTTGTCTTGTTTGTATATTTACAGGACATTCCAGGTTGTTACAAGTTCAGGAAGCATGGACTTCGCAATGAAGAGAACTTGCGCATCATGTTTGAAGACATCACAAGTGACGGTTCCGATCATTGGAA
This portion of the Triticum dicoccoides isolate Atlit2015 ecotype Zavitan chromosome 7A, WEW_v2.0, whole genome shotgun sequence genome encodes:
- the LOC119330383 gene encoding uncharacterized protein LOC119330383, encoding MATKAPSCSTRFRSPASAVWFLPAAVFIILLLLLGRPTMDPYAPATPPGPVSSRRADLYGRMARDLDERGAAFLKGGETSQSFTLSDLFEVRDGAVVPRLKAVDPPVRANVLYLDPVFAAEIAKAVKEVFLPYFDKAIWFQNSSMYHFSMFHASHHLEPILATKDEIEAEVDAVKGVTEAVCPLKISLDRVVLTSTGVLLGLWQVESGTDPADIRSKLREALPRAPQKQLYDPVLLHTSFARILGPPKLPQQEDTSSFSHIKFFHDLVAQVNGKIRGFQAKVSELWYVEEYDVLALALNGKMRVRRLHLGCNEGQDN